The window TGCTGAAATCAAGAAAAAGATTCGAGAGATAGTGAAAATAATTCAAGAAGATTCAGATAATACACAGAAGAATAAATTTGGACTGAACTACACAGGCGGAACAAAAGCAATGGCTGTCCATGCTTATCAAGCATTACTTCAGCCTAGACTTGAAGAGCCTAAATACAAGCTTAATCCTGAACCTATCTTCAGTTACTTAGATTCCCGTAACTTAAAGATACTGATTGACCAGCCAACTAATCCCATCCCTTTAGATATACCTAAAGATAAACTTGATTTTTCGTTAGACACGCTCTTTAAATTACATTGCTTTAATCTCAATAAGACTTCTGAAGGCAAAGTTAAAATCAAAACAGATCAAAACAGAGGTTACATTTCGTGAATTAGTAGAGGCTATAGTTAAGCACAAATCTGAGTGGCAAAATTGGTGTCGCAAGGTATTACGCTTAGAAGCCAGACAGAAAAGAGAGTTAGGACAAGTCAAAAATACCCATAACCAAATAGAAAATATTTTTGAATTGGGTGAGTGGAAAAGCGCTGATGAACTCAGGAAAGTCTCCTTTTCTATTCAAGAATTGCCTGAAGAAATTAATCAGCTTTTGAAACAAAATGAATTACTAGATGATAGTGGTTGTTT of the Allocoleopsis franciscana PCC 7113 genome contains:
- a CDS encoding CRISPR-associated protein (Cas_Cas02710) encodes the protein MNTSEFDKYKVDHLFLLIGENPLPNYVAAKTLLANGGKPYLVFTEHTQKPAERLKDILDLSDKQMWSLDNNESNAAEIKKKIREIVKIIQEDSDNTQKNKFGLNYTGGTKAMAVHAYQALLQPRLEEPKYKLNPEPIFSYLDSRNLKILIDQPTNPIPLDIPKDKLDFSLDTLFKLHCFNLNKTSEGKVKIKTDQNRGYIS